The DNA segment TTTGGTGGTGGGGGATCATGAGGTGGAATTGGGCAGAGTAAGGCGACCACGACCATTGCTTGATTGTGTGGAATTGAGGACAGGTTGGAATGATCTTCCCTGTACACATGGCAATGGTAAAGCCCCCTGCATATTGTCACGGAGTGGAAGGTAGTCCGTTCGATGCGAATGCAAATGCAATGCATAAAGTCATGAAAGTCGTAATAATGAGATGGGTGTTTCCTATATTCTACCTCGTCTAATAATCtatatcctcttcaccttgcAACAAAGCTTCTAGCCGCCTTTCTTGAAGATCCCGCTTCATCATAGTTAtcacatcttccaacccatctccgTCCAATATGTTCTGCAATCCCGTGATGGTGAATCCACATCTGTGATCTGTGAGCCGATCCTGCACATATGGGCCGTATTAGCTTTAGGCGGTACACACTCTTCACCCGTAGCcaggaggatgagtgggaCGATATATGGGCCCGAGTGATATATTGCACGCCAACCCACCTGATTAAAATTATACGTCCTGATCTTATCGCTCCTATCAGCACCCTTCACCTGGTCTCTCCTACTCGCCCGACGagcttcgacctcttcgTTGTGCTTCTTCTCGCTCAGCCTCGCTCTCAAGATATCCCAAGCCCACGCTCTATTCTATTACGATAGAAAATAGAAAGGGACGTTGTCAGCTCATTGCATATCGGAACGATATCGTGATAAGCTTAGCTTACCTGATGCTGTGATCTTGAATCTTGCATTGAAACAGTTATACCCGTTGGTATATGCGTCAAACGGACCGCCGACTCGGTACGATTGACATGTTGACCTCCTGCGCCTCTTGCGCGCATTACGTCGATCTTGACGTCTTTGGGATCTACAAGTGGGGATTCCTCTGTGTCTGGGTAGATGGGAAGGACCTGTCGAGTCGAAGTCTTTAGTCAACTTCTTTCCTCTTACATACACGCTACTTCTAacacccaccatcatctgGTAAACTTATGCAAGGATATGAAATATCGAACTCACCACAACAGCCACCGTACTCGTATGTATTCGCCCCATAGTCTCATTAACAGGAATCCTCTGAACCCTATGCACTCCTTTCTCCCACTGCATCAACCCGAATATCTCGTCCgcaccatccccacctccaccgccGTAGGGGGGTTGATCAAACTTCAACGTCAACTCCCTAATTCCTCCGCCACCTTTTCCGCCGGTTCCCTCAACTTTGGACAGTTCCtcaatcttccatcctttcttctctgcgAATCGGATATACATCCTTGCTATGTCCTCTGTACATAGGGCTGATTCCAGCCCCCCTACACCGGCATTGAGGGAGATCATGCACGGTAATACTGCTGTGGGAGGGGTAGGTAGTAGTAGGGATGGTAATTCGTCTCTGAGGAGGGTGTCGAGATCGGTGCAGAGGGTGGAATGCTCGGTTATGAATAGCTCGCGGAGGGCCGGGTCTGGGTCTTCCAGCTCGGGAAGGAGGGCTATTATTGACTGTTGATAGAGTTGAATGAATCAGTCTAGATCACGAAAGAGATGATTTGCATGGCAATTTGGGGATCGATGGTTGAGATGGAAAGGTACAGGGTGAAGACATACCTTTCGCAGTTCTACATACTTGTCCCACAGCTGAGCTAACGGACCCAATTCTCGTTGTATTTTGGCTCGAGCAATCTGACCTTGAACGTCCGTGACTTCTGTTTCCTAAACATTCAATGAAGTGACAGTCAGTGTTCAATTATAACTTCGTGACTGCCGCTGATTTACCGGACCTACCTGCTCTATGGTCTTTCTGTATTGCTCCACCCTCGCTTTGGCACTTTCGATCAACTTTGCCTGTCTCTCCTCGATCTCGGTACACCATACGTGCTCGGTCTCGTTGGCTTCAGTTGCATAAGTCCGTCTCTGAGTCAGTCCTAAGAAGACCACAGAagaccttcttctccttgtacTCGCTGTTACCAAGCTTCTGAATCGTGATGGTGTTGACGAGATGGACGGTCTGAACTTTGAACATCCGCATGAACATGATCTTTTGATTTCGGGTGAGGGGAATATCGGTGCAGCTACAACGACCCTGCGCCGTGGTATGCGGGGTAGAGATCTTGGTCGAGTAGCCAGGATCATCGCTCCCTGCTGTGCTCTTTGTCTAGGTAGATCGGTCAGATACGAATGAATAACATACAGGTGAGCAATCTCGACTTTTCATTTCGACTTTTCGTGACTATGAggaaacgaaacgaaacgtCCGAAATTACATCCGAAACGTACAGTAAAACGCTGTGTCACGTGACATCCACACTCTCTCAGCTACAGGCAAGGTTCCGAGCGTCTGAACAGCTGTGATTCATGTCTTCATGCCTTTTCTCTTGGTCTTGTCATCACTTGCTATGTCATActcatctccccttctcagAGTGATCTGCACGCATCTGAATGATACTCTGCGCACAGCACTACTGACATCATTCAAGATGTCTTGAGATGGTGAGAACAGGCCCACAATTGAGGTAATTGATCGTACCTGACACTGAGCACAACATCAACACGACGAtgagatcatcaaccatcaacgCACACAACAGAGACGCGAGATATCATCGTGTGGTGCATGTACTAAACGTTGCTTCCGAACATGCTGATATACAACACGGAGACATCCCTTCTTGGCGTGTTTATGTTGTATGATTGTATGTCCGAGGAACAAGGGATCTGACAATTACTGACGCAAGTGACGTCGAGAATGACCTACCACTGACGATATATCCATCAAActtttcctccttcctcacgATATATAATCAGTCCCCGTCCACTTCGCAGAATTTGACATCTTCTCCCACAAGGCTAAATCCTCAACTGATCTGAAAATCCCATCGTAGCAATGATGtccccaaccctcctcctcgccatcctcctcgccaccctcctcgccctAGGCGTCAACGCTCTCCCAGCAGATAATGCTACGGCCTACTTCAGCGGACTTGAAGCGTCACTTATCAATAATGGCCTATCGGGACTCTGGAACGTTATAGTCGTTGCGAACCATACAGAGACTGGACCAGATCTGATTAATAAGTTGTATTCGGATGATCAGTTCACGATCTACGCTCCTAACAATGCTGTGAGTGAGGTATTACCACTTCTCTGTGGGAGTGCTGTAAATGTATGAAGTCCACCAGTTGATTCTTGGGTATATGCGCATATAGGCATGGGAGACGAGTGGACTGTCGCAGCCTCCTGCGAATGGTGATTTGGTATCTTTACTTTCGTACCATGTGAGTAACGTCTGCTATCGTCCTTTCACGCTCAGATACGCATGCTCGATCTGATCTACTATTTCAATATCCCTCGCTTTGACACAATATGCACTTCCGCACTATTCCCAGTTCCTTCCGTATGTGTTGCACTGACCTAATCTACTTTCTCGGACTTCCTCAGATTGTCCAAGCAACCCTCAACTCCTCGACGGACATCGCACCCATAAGACATCACACCATCGCCTTCACCGAGCTCCGCTCCCCCACAGTCGATCTACCAGGCGACCAAACCCAGGTGATCGTCCTTGAGACAGCCGTGAACGCTACGACAGGACAAGATGTAAATGATGGGAGTGTGCTGGTGAGAGGAGATAATTGGAATGCGACCAGTGCCGGGGAGCAGTTCGTCTATGAGAATCTGCATATCCAACCTGTTGACAAGGTGGGTGAATCTATCCCTCCTTGTGGGTAGAGAGACGCTGATGGTCATGATTGTCTTGTCTCAATTGTAGATCCTTGCTGTCGTAAGTGAAACCTCCTCTAATACCCAAATCACCACTCACTAACATGGTCGTCGTGACTCGCCACCGTACAGCCCTCGCCTCTCCTCAAGACCCTCTCTCAATCCGGCCTAGCCATCGCGGCCAACCTCGGTGCGAACTTAGCCATATCGGCCATCTCATCCGCGGGGTTGAACGATACCTTGTCTGCGGAATGTCACGGATGCACGTTCTTCATTCCTGTTAATGCTGCTATTGACGGTGCTGCGAATTTCACTGGATTGGGAGACGATGAGAAAAGGAATGTACTTCTGAACCATGTGAGTACTTGAGAGACCATGAAGATCTGCTCCCTCCCCATGCTTGTTGTTCTGGAACCGCCCCTCAGAGACTGTCCAGTGAGGTTGTCGACGTCATATTATTTGCGTATCCAACCATAAGGTCTAAGAATCTGAGCTGACATACTGAATGTGACGTTTCAGGTACTGAACGGCTCAACAATCTACTCCCCAGACCTCAGTCCAGGAAACGCCTACATAACCTCAGCGGGTATGCCGTTAATCTACCTGGCAGATGACCAGGGCAAGCGATTCGTCTCGGTCGGTCAATATCGGGCGTCCATCTTGAGGAGCGATATCCCAGTATCTAATGGGGTCGTCcatgtgagttgaggtcAACTACCTGACCATTATGACACTAGATTTCTGAAATCTTGAATTCACCTGACTGTACTGGATTTGACATAGTTGATCGACACGTTGATGATTGAATCGCAAAACAACCACGACCGAGCCGATTCAGCGTGAGTGttttccccctcttcccactgcccttctccctctttcctgTATACTCCTCTACATCACCAACATCATGCCAGAAGCAAGCACTGACAATACACACCCACACACAGCGCAAGCTCAGCATCCTCCGAAGCAGAATCCCGAACAACCACCACCAACGTCATAGGCATAGGCGGTACACACGCTCCCACCCAGACTTCATCCAGCGCGACCAGCTCAACAGCTACGGCCACTTCCACCCAGGCTGAAAGTTTTGCACTGAGGCGAACGATGAGTGGGGATGTGGAGAGCGTTATGAAAGTCTCGATTATAGCCTTGGTCTTGGGGAGATTATGGATCTAATGTAGGTAGAATACGCAAGCACAGTGTACTCTTGTTTTTGCTCTCTGAATGCTATTAATACACGGGTCTTAGGAATTTCGAATGATATATTCACATTCATAATGATAAGCATTTCGTATAATACATCACGCGAGTGTATGTATTTCGTGAGAAATGAAGGAAAGGCAATGGTTGTCCATTCGGATCCACTGTGAATGTGGAAATGTCTACATTTCAGGGCTGCGGAGCCATCGAAAGATAGTTCACTGAAAAAACCTatacccattctcatccGCTCCCTCACTGATTCACATTCTATTCACTGTATATCCTactcatccttcctcttaTCGTGTTCCAGCTGGCCACTAGCCTCAATGAGCCTTTCGATCCATTTGAAATCCTGTGGTTCCAAAGAGAACAAGTACAACGTCAGCGTACGTGATTCTCCTCTGCATAGACCTCTTGCCCCATCACAGGGCATATATGACGACAGGACAGAGATGTAAGAtgaaaaagagagagaaaatcaacccaccttagTCTGATATCCCATCTTATCCATCCACTCCGTAACAACATCCACATCCCGATAATCATCCGGCGTACCCTTCTTCCGGATCTTCTCACACCTAGCTTCAGTCTTCAATTTTCTCTGCTTcctatcttcccttcttttgCGCACTTCATTCGGATTTTCGTCTGATTCCTGCTCTGAATCAGGGGTGGAAGCCTCGGAATCTGATGGGACGGCCTTGTACTTCGCTCGGAGGAGATCACGGTAGTATCCCCTTATTCGATGGTATAGCTCGTCCTCTACGTCAAGCATCAGGCTGTCAGCACTAGAAACTTCAAGGCTAAGAGAGAGTGAGCTCACCCCAGTGGGTCATTTGGTGGAACACTTCTGCTCGTTGTTTACAGAATCGACCTATCTCCCTGCACGTCAGCTGATCCAACACAAATctggagaggatgaggaagctgactcacccatcaacaaAGACCTAGGCAACTTCTTGCTCATCCTCTCACCAGCCTCAGAATCACTCGAAATTTCCGAATCCTCTGAATCTTCCGAAGACGAATCAAGAGGTTGATGCGTCTCTTTGTCGTACTGTTCACCTTCCAACGAGATCCTAAATCTactcatccttcctcccatGTGACATGCATCGCAACCAGGTTCAGTATGAAGTAGTTCCTCGACCTATATACCATGGCATGCAGTCAGCTCGTCTCATTCAAGCCAGGGGGAAAAGAGTGAGCTTACATCAAAGATAGGATATTTCTCCAAAGCTTTCACAAAGTTATATCTCCAAATTTGACTTCTGACTCTGAGTTGCCTATACCCAGTCATCCGATCTCTGAAATGGTGTAATTGGGGTTTGAAGTAATTTGACGATTCAGCAGATAACGGGAAAGCTTTTCTCCCCTTTATGACCAGCAAGACCAAATAATGGAAAACGACCTTAAACTTGAATTCAGGTGTTTGAGCGGAATCGACCGAGAACTCATGAGGAAGTTGTACTTGAACAGCCATAGAGTCGTCGGGAACGATGAAATCATCTTGGTCGTA comes from the Kwoniella bestiolae CBS 10118 chromosome 2, complete sequence genome and includes:
- a CDS encoding peptide chain release factor 1; translation: MILATRPRSLPRIPRRRVVVAAPIFPSPEIKRSCSCGCSKFRPSISSTPSRFRSLVTASTRRRRSSVVFLGLTQRRTYATEANETEHVWCTEIEERQAKLIESAKARVEQYRKTIEQETEVTDVQGQIARAKIQRELGPLAQLWDKYVELRKSIIALLPELEDPDPALRELFITEHSTLCTDLDTLLRDELPSLLLPTPPTAVLPCMISLNAGVGGLESALCTEDIARMYIRFAEKKGWKIEELSKVEGTGGKGGGGIRELTLKFDQPPYGGGGGDGADEIFGLMQWEKGVHRVQRIPVNETMGRIHTSTVAVVVLPIYPDTEESPLVDPKDVKIDVMRARGAGGQHVNRTESAVRLTHIPTGITVSMQDSRSQHQNRAWAWDILRARLSEKKHNEEVEARRASRRDQVKGADRSDKIRTYNFNQDRLTDHRCGFTITGLQNILDGDGLEDVITMMKRDLQERRLEALLQGEEDIDY